The Streptococcus sp. DTU_2020_1001019_1_SI_AUS_MUR_006 sequence GTCCTGCGCGTCTGCCAATTCCGCCATCCCCGCGTCGATTACTTTACTAGTATATCAACTTTCACAAACTTTGTCAACACTTTTTTCAGATTTTTTTCATTTTTTTTGAATACATTATTCTTTGATTTCAACTAGGTTTTCATCAAGGAGTTCCACTCCTAATGTATTCTTAAAATGTCCAAGTGCAAACTGATGGTTTTCAGGCCAAATGGATGCGACTGCTGGCTTGACAACTTCTATCTGATAACCCAGATTATAGGCATCGATAGCCGTATGCAATACACAGATATCTGTCAGAACACCTGTTAAGATGACTGTATCCACGCGACGCTCTCTCAAACGAATATCTAAATCAGTGCCAGAAAAAGCCGAATAGTGACGTTTGTCCATCCAGAAAACACGACTATCGCCAGCATATTCCTGATAGAACTCGGCTAACTTACCATATAGATTACGCCCGCTAGTCCCAATCAGATTATGAGGGGGAAATAGTTTACTTTCTGGATGAAAGACATCATTTTCCTCATGAGCATCAATGGTAAAGAAAATATAATCTCCACGGTCAAATGCTAATCTAGTCACCTGATTGATCGCTTCTGATATAGCTTGAGCGGGAGCTCCAGCTGTCAATTTTCCATGTTCCGCTACAAAATCTTCTGTATAGTCAATCGAAATTAAAGCCTTAGCCATTAATAGTCCCTCTTTTTCACTTCTTCAAAGATGTCTGGAATCAAGACCTTAAGATAAGTTCCCTTCATCCCCAGTGAACGACTTTCAATAATTCCTGCTGATTCGAGTTTTCGAAGGGCATTGACAATCACAGAACGCGTAATACCGATACGGTCTGCAATGACTGACGCAGTTAACTGTCCTTCATTGCCATTCAATTCACTCAAAATAGCTGACACTGCTCGTAACTCAGAGTAAGAAAGAGTGTTGACTGCCATCGTTACGGCTGTACGACGACGGATATTTTTCTCGTCTTCTTCACGTTGGAAGTTCAAAAGCTGAATACCAACCACCGTACTAGCAATCTCAACAAGAATCAAATCCTCATCTTCGAATTTCTTGTCATTTCGCCAAATAATCAAAGAACCCAAACGAATCCCAGAAACATGGATTGGAGCAATTGTTGTCAAACCTTCTGGAAAATCAGAACGACTCTCAACTGGAAAGATGCTTAATTCGTGATCTACAGTCAGATTTGCTTCTGTATCGTAAATCATGTTTGCACCTTGTACATAGTCATCCGGGAAAATCTTAGTTTGGAAGAACTGCTCTACGCGATCTGTATTGGTTTTGTAACGCATAAAATAGCCAAGGAGGCGCCCCTTGCTGTTAACAATACAAGCGTTGCAATCAATAATATCCGCTAATTGGCGTGTGATGGCATTATATGGAAGATCATCTTGTAATTTCTCCTCCGCACGCTTCAGGATAGACGTAATTTTTCTCGTTTTTTCTAATAAATGTGCCATTTTTCACCTCGTATTTAATCGCTTCCATTATACCATAAATTGATCATTATTTCAATAATTATCTGAAAATTGTTTATTGAATTGCAATTCTCTTACATTTGCAATTTTTTATATTTTTTTCAATTTTCTTGTTGACAGGTCCCTCGTTTTTTGATAATATAATATTACAAGATAACAAATATATAGATATCACTTCTAGTATTGATTTTTACGTAACTCTCGGTCTCCTTATATATAAAAGCGATCCACCACAGTGAACCGCTTTTTTTATTATTTATCACCCTTGTTACGAATAACGAAGCCTGTTTTCTTTTCGCTAGATGTTGTGCGAGGTTTTTTGTTGTCCTTACGGTAACGTTTTTCCTTATCGAAGCGGTCGTTTTTGCGACTGCCTTTTTTGAAATCATCCCGACGTTCACCACGACGATTGTCACGACGGCGTTCACGATCACGACGGTCATCTCCACGACGACCTCCCTTACCTTTACCACCGAAGCCATTACCTGATGGTTTAAATGGCAGTGGTTTCTCACGCGCAATTTCAACTTCTGGAAGACTATCTGGATCCTGAACTGTCAAACTTAGGATGTACATTGCCAATTCTTCTGGGCTGAATTCAGCTGCCAATTTACGGGCATCTTTTGCGAATTTATCAAAGTTACCACGAACAGTCTCATCGGCAAAGTCACGTTCAATTTTCTTAAGTGCAACATGCTTTTTAGCTTGGAAGGCTTCTTCTGCACTTGCAGGTTTGAGACCTTTCATGCGTTTCTTTGTCAAGTTCTCGATGATTTGGAGGTAACCCATTTCATTAGGTGAAACGAAGGTAATAGACTGACCTGACTTACCAGCACGACCTGTACGCCCGATACGGTGAACATAACTTTCAGGATCTTGTGGAATATCGTAGTTGTAGACATGGGTCACACCTGAAATATCCAAGCCACGCGCTGCAACGTCCGTCGCAACTAGAACATCCAGATTACCGTTTTTAAAATCACGAAGGACACGAAGACGTTTGTTTTGATCCAAATCTCCATGAATACCTTCTGCACGGAAACCACGGATTTTAAGCCCACGAGTTAACTCGTCTACACGACGTTTTGTACGACCAAAAACGATTGACAACTCAGGTTGATCAACATCCATAAGACGAGTCATGGTGTCAAATTTTTCTTGTTCCTTGACCCGGATATAGTACTGGTCTACCAGTTCTGTTGTTAATTCTTTAGCAGCAATCTTCACATGCTCAGGTTCATTCATGAACTGAACACCAATACGTTTGATAGCATCTGGCATAGTTGCTGAAAAGAGCAAAGTTTGACGATTTTCCGGTACACGAGAGATGATGGCTTCGATGTCTTCAAGGAATCCCATGTTGAGCATCTCATCTGCTTCGTCAAGGATGAGAGTTTCAATGTCCTGCAATTTCAAAGCCTTTCGTTTAATCAGGTCAAGAAGTCTTCCTGGTGTTCCCACCACGATATGGGCACCAGATTTAAGAGCCTTGATTTGTTTTTCAATACTTGAACCACCATAAACAGAACGGACTTTTACACCCTTGCTTCGACCAAAGCGGAAGAGTTCTTCCTGACTTTGCACAGCTAGTTCACGGGTTGGTGCAATGACCAAAGCTTGAATGGTTTCTTCTTCTGTACGAATCTTTTCAAGGGTTGGCAAGCCAAAGGCAGCAGTTTTTCCTGTACCAGTTTGGGCTTGTCCGATAACATCTTTTCCTTCAAGAGCCAAAGGAATAGTTTGCTCTTGGATAGGACTTGCTTCCACAAATCCTGCTTTATCGACTTCTGCTAAAAGGTCAGCAGACAAGTTAAATTCATTAAATTTCACGTTTTTCTTCTTTCTAAAGGTGGTGCGAAGCCACCCTATAGCGCTTAGTTTATACTTTTCTTTTCATGACGTATTTTCATATCTTCTATGAAAGATCGTGTTGCTTCTTTTCCACTAAAGAAAAGTACTGCTTTCTTTGCAACTTATCTAGTATAACACAAGACATGAGTAAAAGATAGTCAAACCCTCTGAGAAAATCATGTAAACGATTTTTCTATTTTTTGAACTTGATTCTCAAAAGCTTTCGTGAGACTAAATTAGTCCAAAATTTTTTCCCGTAGCAGAATTGTGAAAAAAATTTTTTCTTGTGCTAGAATGAAATCAAACAGGAGGATTTAAAAATGTTAACATACGATTTAATTGTTATTGGATTTGGTAAGGCAGGTAAAACTCTGGCTGCTAAGCTGGCTTCTGCTGGAAAAAAAGTTGCCCTTATCGAGCGCAACAAGGCTATGTACGGTGGAACTTGTATCAACATCGGTTGTATTCCAACCAAAACCTTGTTAGTTGCTGCAGAAAAGGACTTGTCATTTGACGAGGTTATGGCAACAAAAAATACGATTACCAGTCGTCTCAATGGTAAAAACTACGCTACGATCGCTGGTACTGGAGTTGATATCATTGATGCCGAAGCTCACTTTGTTTCAAACAAGGTAATCGAAATTCAAGCAGGTGACGAAAAACAAGAACTAACAGCTGAAACAATTGTTATCAACACTGGTGCTATTTCAAACGTTTTGCCAATTCCAGGTCTTGCGACTAGTAAGAATGTCTTTGACTCAACAGGTATCCAAAACTTGGAACAATTACCAGAAAAACTTGGAATTCTTGGTGGTGGTAATATCGGTCTTGAGTTTGCTGGTCTCTACAATAAACTCGGAAGCAAGGTAACAGTCTTAGATGCAATGGACACTTTCTTACCTCGTGCAGAACCTTCCATCGCAGCTCTTGCTAAACAATACATGGAAGAAGACGGCATCGAATTACTTCAAAACATCCATACTACTGAAATCAAAAACGATGGTGACCAAGTTCTTGTTGTGACTGAAAATGAAACCTATCGTTTCGATGCCCTTCTCTATGCAACAGGACGTAAACCAAATGTTGAACCACTTCAACTTGAAAATACAGATATTGAACTTACTGAACGTGGCGCTATTAAAGTAGACAAACATTGTCAAACAAACGTTCCTGGTGTCTTTGCAGTTGGAGATGTCAACGGTGGCCTTCAATTTACTTACATTTCACTTGATGACTTCCGTGTTGTCTACAGCTACCTTGCTGGTGATGGCAGCTACACACTTGAAGACCGTCTCAATGTACCAAACACCATGTTTATCACACCAGCACTTTCACAAGTTGGTTTGACTGAAAGCCAAGCAGCTGATTTGAAACTTCCATACGCTGTTAAGGAAATCCCTGTCGCTGCTATGCCTCGTGGTCACGTAAACGGAGACCTTCGTGGAGCATTCAAAGCTATTGTCAACACTGAAACTAAAGAAATTCTAGGTGCAACTATCTTTTCAGAAGGATCACAAGAAATCATCAATATCATTACTGTTGCTATGGACAACAAAATCCCATACACTTACTTCACAAAACAAATCTTCACTCACCCAACCTTGGCTGAGAACTTGAATGACTTGTTTGCGATTTAAGTTAATTCAGGCAGCCCTCCTTGGGCTGTTTTTCTTTTTCTAAAATCTCAAATCTGTCTTTTTCAGCTTTTATGATATAATAGAAACATGAAATTAAAAACTACTTTTGGGCTCCTTGCTGGACGTTCTTCTCACTTTATTTTGAGTCGTCTCGGACGTGGAAGTACGCTCCCAGGGAAACTTGCCCTCCAATTTGATAAAGATATTTTACAACATTTAGCAAAGAATTACGAGATTGTTGTGGTAACTGGAACCAATGGAAAAACCTTGACAACCGCTCTCACTGTCGGTATCCTAAAGGAAATTTATGGTCAAGTTTTAACTAATCCTAGTGGTGCCAACATGATAACAGGAATCACGACTACTTTCTTGACTGCAAAATCTTCAAAAACTGGAAAAAATATTGCAGTTCTTGAAATCGACGAAGCTAGTCTCTCACATATCTGTGACTACATCCATCCTAGTCTTTTCGTTATCACCAATATTTTCCGCGATCAGATGGACCGATACGGTGAGATCTATACGACCTATAACATGATTTTGGATGCTATTCGAAAAGTTCCTACTGCTACTGTTCTGCTAAACGGTGATAGTCCGCTTTTCTACAAGCCTGTAATTTCAAATCCTGTTCAGTATTTTGGTTTTGATCTAGAAAAAGGTCCAGCGCAACTTGCTCACTACAATACTGAAGGTATTCTCTGCCCTGAATGTCATAGCATTCTTAAGTACGAGCTCAATACCTATGCCAACTTGGGTGCCTACATCTGTGAAAATTGTGGATGCAAGCGTCCTAACTTGGATTACCGTCTGACAGAATTGGTTGAGTTAACAAACAATCGCTCTCGCTTTGTCATCGACGGCCAAGAATACGGTATTCAAATTGGCGGACTCTACAATATCTACAATGCTCTGGCTGCTGTCGCTATTGCCCGCTTCCTCGGAGCTGAGCCACAACTAATCAAGCAAGGATTTGACAAGAGTCGCGCAGTTTTTGGACGACAAGAAACCTTCCATATCGGTGACAAGGAATGCACACTGGTTCTCATCAAGAATCCTGTCGGTGCTACACAAGCTATTGAAATGATTAAGCTAGCTCCTTACCCATTTAGTCTATCTGTTCTTCTCAATGCTAACTATGCTGACGGTATTGATACCAGCTGGATCTGGGATGCGGATTTTGAACAGATAACTGACATGGATATCCCAGAAATCAACGCCGGTGGCGTTCGTCATTCTGAAATCGCTCGTCGTCTTCGAGTAACTGGTTATCCAGCTGATAAAATCACTGAAACAAGTAGTCTGGAACAAGTTCTTAAAACGATTGAAGCCCAAGACTGCAAACATGCTTATATCCTTGCGACTTATACTGCTATGCTGGAATTCCGAGAACTACTAGCCAATCGTCAGCTTGTTAGAAAGGAGATGAACTAATGGTTTATACTTCACTTTCCTCAAAAGACGGCAACTATCCTTACCAGCTAAATATCGCCCACCTCTATGGTAACCTCATGAATACCTACGGAGATAACGGGAATATCCTTATGCTCAAGTATGTAGCTGAAAAGCTGGGTGCTCATGTTACAGTTGACATCGTTTCTCTCCACGATGATTTCGATGAAAATCACTACGACATCGCCTTTTTCGGCGGTGGTCAAGACTTTGAACAAAGCATCATTGCTGGTGATTTGCCTGCTAAAAAAGAAAGCATTGGCAACTTTATCCAAAATGATGGTGTCGTCCTAGCTATCTGTGGCGGTTTCCAATTACTGGGTCAATACTATATCGAAGCTTCTGGAAGACGTATCGAAGGTCTAGGTGTCATGGGACACTACACACTCAACCAAACCAACAACCGCTTTATCGGTGACATTAAAATTCATAATGAAGAATTCGATGAAACCTATTATGGTTTTGAAAATCATCAAGGCCGTACCTTCCTCTCAGATGACCAAAAACCGCTCGGTCAGGTTGTTTACGGAAATGGAAATAATGAAGAAAAAATCGGTGAAGGTGTTCACTATAGAAATGTTTTCGGTTCTTATTTCCACGGACCTATTTTATCCCGTAATGCAAACTTAGCCTATCGCTTAGTAACCCTTGCCCTCAAAAAGAAATACGGTCAGGATCTTGTCCTTCCGGCTTACGAGGACATTCTCAATCAAGAAGTCGCTGAAGAATACAGCGATGTGAAAAGTAAGGCAGAATTCAACTAAACTTCCTATTCCAGCATGCCATCGGCTGTTGGAATTTTTTTAAGCTCTTTTCCCCTTCTCCCTTGCATTTTCTACTATTTTTTGCAAAAATAGAGGGGTAGAAAGAAGGTAACATATGTCTAAATTACAACAAATTGTAACATATCTCGAATCTGAAAAGTTAGACGTCGCAGTCGTATCTGACCCCGTCACTATCAATTACCTCACTGGTTTTTACAGTGATCCACACGAACGCCAAATGTTCCTCTTTGTCCTTGCTGACCAGGAACCACTCCTCTTTGTTCCAGCTCTTGAAGTTGAGCGCGCAACTAGCACTGTCTCTTTTCCAGTCGTTGGTTATGTGGACTCTGAAAACCCTTGGAAAAAAATCCAAAACGCCTTACCACAGATTGATTTCAAACGTGTCGCAGTTGAGTTTGATAATCTCATCTTAACTAAATACCACGGTTTGAAATCTGTCTTTGAAACTGCTGAGTTTGAGAACTTAACTCCATTAATCCAACGCATGCGCTTGATCAAATCAGCTGACGAAGTACAAAAGATGATGGTAGCAGGTGTCTATGCAGACAAGTCTGTTAAAGTTGGTTTTGACAATATCTCTCTTGATAATACGGAAACTGATATCATTGCACAGATTGATTTTGCCATGAAACGCGAAGGCTATGAGATGAGTTTTGATACTATGGTTTTGACAGGTGATAACGCTGCAAATCCACACGGTATTCCTGGAGCTAACAAGGTTGAAAACAATGCCCTTCTCCTCTTTGACCTCGGTGTAATGGTGAATGGTTATGCATCAGATATGACTCGTACAGTCGCTGTTGGTAAACCTGACCAATTCAAGAAAGACATTTACAACTTGACTCTTGAAGCCCAACAAGCTGCCCTTGATTTTATCAAACCTGGTGTCACTGCGCATGAAGTAGACCGTGCTGCCCGTGAAGTTATCGAAAAAGCAGGTTATGGTGAGTACTTCAACCACCGTCTCGGTCATGGTATCGGTATGGATGTCCACGAATTCCCTTCAATCATGGAAGGAAACAACATGATTATCGAAGAAGGTATGTGCTTCTCAGTTGAGCCTGGTATCTATATCCCTGGTAAAGTCGGTGTCCGCATCGAAGACTGCGGTGTTGTAACCAAAGACGGCTTTGACCTCTTTACAAGTACCAGCAAAGATTTGCTTTACTTTGATTAAAAAATATTTTATAAAAAATAAGATGGAAAAGCTTAACTTTCCATCTTATTTTTTGATTTGATAATAAATTTTATCAGCTATATAACCTTTTCGTTCAACTGCATTTGGGATCGTCTTCCAACAAGTCATACCCGCCTTTTCCATAACACGACCAGATGCTGGGTTTAGACTTACATAGCAAGCATCAACCTCTTCAAATCCAATCTCATCTAGACAGTATGATAAAACTGCCTTCAAGGCTTCTGTCATGAGTCCTCGTCCCCAGTAGTCCATCCCTAAGATATATCCAATCTCACAGCTAGAGTTTTCTTCATCCACACTGACCAGACTAATATCTCCAATGACATATTCTGGATTTTCTTTGAGACTAATGGCCCATTTGTAGTAATTTGGATTGTCATAGGATGCTACCCAAGTTCTTATTGAGTTCTTTGTAAAATCAACATTTGGATGAGGATCCCAAGTAACATAGGTTAGATTATCTAGACTAGAAGCCCAATTTTCAAACATGGCTTGAGCATCAGTTTCACAAAAGCGTCGCAATAGCAACCGTTCAGTATGTAATGTCTTTGTACCTATGGATTTCATAATTCAACCTCGCTTTTTTATTTTCAGGCTCGGGCTAAAAAAGTCCCCCGGACCTGCCTCGTTCTCCTGTTTCAAGACTCGGGGTAAAAACCTCCACTGGAGATTTTTACTCCCAAAACGTATCAAACACTGTGATTGGTAAGTGGCGTTTGTGTTGGCCTTTATACCACCATTTTTCAATGGTTGCTTGGGCTTCTTGGCTTACTTGCTTACCTTCGAGGTAATCATCGATTTCATTGTAAGTGACTCCCAAGGCTACTTCATCTGCCAATCCTGGTTTCTCTTCTTCTAGGTCTGCGATTGGTACTTTC is a genomic window containing:
- a CDS encoding DEAD/DEAH box helicase produces the protein MKFNEFNLSADLLAEVDKAGFVEASPIQEQTIPLALEGKDVIGQAQTGTGKTAAFGLPTLEKIRTEEETIQALVIAPTRELAVQSQEELFRFGRSKGVKVRSVYGGSSIEKQIKALKSGAHIVVGTPGRLLDLIKRKALKLQDIETLILDEADEMLNMGFLEDIEAIISRVPENRQTLLFSATMPDAIKRIGVQFMNEPEHVKIAAKELTTELVDQYYIRVKEQEKFDTMTRLMDVDQPELSIVFGRTKRRVDELTRGLKIRGFRAEGIHGDLDQNKRLRVLRDFKNGNLDVLVATDVAARGLDISGVTHVYNYDIPQDPESYVHRIGRTGRAGKSGQSITFVSPNEMGYLQIIENLTKKRMKGLKPASAEEAFQAKKHVALKKIERDFADETVRGNFDKFAKDARKLAAEFSPEELAMYILSLTVQDPDSLPEVEIAREKPLPFKPSGNGFGGKGKGGRRGDDRRDRERRRDNRRGERRDDFKKGSRKNDRFDKEKRYRKDNKKPRTTSSEKKTGFVIRNKGDK
- a CDS encoding GNAT family N-acetyltransferase, which codes for MKSIGTKTLHTERLLLRRFCETDAQAMFENWASSLDNLTYVTWDPHPNVDFTKNSIRTWVASYDNPNYYKWAISLKENPEYVIGDISLVSVDEENSSCEIGYILGMDYWGRGLMTEALKAVLSYCLDEIGFEEVDACYVSLNPASGRVMEKAGMTCWKTIPNAVERKGYIADKIYYQIKK
- the gatD gene encoding lipid II isoglutaminyl synthase subunit GatD, with protein sequence MVYTSLSSKDGNYPYQLNIAHLYGNLMNTYGDNGNILMLKYVAEKLGAHVTVDIVSLHDDFDENHYDIAFFGGGQDFEQSIIAGDLPAKKESIGNFIQNDGVVLAICGGFQLLGQYYIEASGRRIEGLGVMGHYTLNQTNNRFIGDIKIHNEEFDETYYGFENHQGRTFLSDDQKPLGQVVYGNGNNEEKIGEGVHYRNVFGSYFHGPILSRNANLAYRLVTLALKKKYGQDLVLPAYEDILNQEVAEEYSDVKSKAEFN
- a CDS encoding FAD-containing oxidoreductase; the protein is MLTYDLIVIGFGKAGKTLAAKLASAGKKVALIERNKAMYGGTCINIGCIPTKTLLVAAEKDLSFDEVMATKNTITSRLNGKNYATIAGTGVDIIDAEAHFVSNKVIEIQAGDEKQELTAETIVINTGAISNVLPIPGLATSKNVFDSTGIQNLEQLPEKLGILGGGNIGLEFAGLYNKLGSKVTVLDAMDTFLPRAEPSIAALAKQYMEEDGIELLQNIHTTEIKNDGDQVLVVTENETYRFDALLYATGRKPNVEPLQLENTDIELTERGAIKVDKHCQTNVPGVFAVGDVNGGLQFTYISLDDFRVVYSYLAGDGSYTLEDRLNVPNTMFITPALSQVGLTESQAADLKLPYAVKEIPVAAMPRGHVNGDLRGAFKAIVNTETKEILGATIFSEGSQEIINIITVAMDNKIPYTYFTKQIFTHPTLAENLNDLFAI
- a CDS encoding Xaa-Pro peptidase family protein, coding for MSKLQQIVTYLESEKLDVAVVSDPVTINYLTGFYSDPHERQMFLFVLADQEPLLFVPALEVERATSTVSFPVVGYVDSENPWKKIQNALPQIDFKRVAVEFDNLILTKYHGLKSVFETAEFENLTPLIQRMRLIKSADEVQKMMVAGVYADKSVKVGFDNISLDNTETDIIAQIDFAMKREGYEMSFDTMVLTGDNAANPHGIPGANKVENNALLLFDLGVMVNGYASDMTRTVAVGKPDQFKKDIYNLTLEAQQAALDFIKPGVTAHEVDRAAREVIEKAGYGEYFNHRLGHGIGMDVHEFPSIMEGNNMIIEEGMCFSVEPGIYIPGKVGVRIEDCGVVTKDGFDLFTSTSKDLLYFD
- the codY gene encoding GTP-sensing pleiotropic transcriptional regulator CodY, whose protein sequence is MAHLLEKTRKITSILKRAEEKLQDDLPYNAITRQLADIIDCNACIVNSKGRLLGYFMRYKTNTDRVEQFFQTKIFPDDYVQGANMIYDTEANLTVDHELSIFPVESRSDFPEGLTTIAPIHVSGIRLGSLIIWRNDKKFEDEDLILVEIASTVVGIQLLNFQREEDEKNIRRRTAVTMAVNTLSYSELRAVSAILSELNGNEGQLTASVIADRIGITRSVIVNALRKLESAGIIESRSLGMKGTYLKVLIPDIFEEVKKRDY
- a CDS encoding isochorismatase family cysteine hydrolase, whose protein sequence is MAKALISIDYTEDFVAEHGKLTAGAPAQAISEAINQVTRLAFDRGDYIFFTIDAHEENDVFHPESKLFPPHNLIGTSGRNLYGKLAEFYQEYAGDSRVFWMDKRHYSAFSGTDLDIRLRERRVDTVILTGVLTDICVLHTAIDAYNLGYQIEVVKPAVASIWPENHQFALGHFKNTLGVELLDENLVEIKE
- the murT gene encoding lipid II isoglutaminyl synthase subunit MurT encodes the protein MKLKTTFGLLAGRSSHFILSRLGRGSTLPGKLALQFDKDILQHLAKNYEIVVVTGTNGKTLTTALTVGILKEIYGQVLTNPSGANMITGITTTFLTAKSSKTGKNIAVLEIDEASLSHICDYIHPSLFVITNIFRDQMDRYGEIYTTYNMILDAIRKVPTATVLLNGDSPLFYKPVISNPVQYFGFDLEKGPAQLAHYNTEGILCPECHSILKYELNTYANLGAYICENCGCKRPNLDYRLTELVELTNNRSRFVIDGQEYGIQIGGLYNIYNALAAVAIARFLGAEPQLIKQGFDKSRAVFGRQETFHIGDKECTLVLIKNPVGATQAIEMIKLAPYPFSLSVLLNANYADGIDTSWIWDADFEQITDMDIPEINAGGVRHSEIARRLRVTGYPADKITETSSLEQVLKTIEAQDCKHAYILATYTAMLEFRELLANRQLVRKEMN